In Rutidosis leptorrhynchoides isolate AG116_Rl617_1_P2 chromosome 6, CSIRO_AGI_Rlap_v1, whole genome shotgun sequence, the DNA window TTCAGCGATCAAGGAAGAgagagaaaaatatatatatatatatatacatatatataggtatAGCAAACTCGCAGCTATGGCTGCCACAGAAACAGAAATAAAAATTTGCAGTGATTTGTGAAAGGTGGCGGTTTTATTTAGGGTGTCCTGGTGACGTAAAGTTGGTGGTGACGGTTATGGTAAAGTGGTGGTGATCACATCATGTCTCGGGTTTTATAAAGATGGTGATTATAGGTGTTGTGATGGTTCTCGTTATTGTTTGTTCATCGTgcaggaacccgaagaagaagaaataataaATATGTTGATGGTGGCTTTAGTTAATGGTGGTTAGTCGTGGTAGTGGTGAtgatttttggttgttgttagctCGATCAAAATAGAAGGAAAGAATTAGCAGTCGTGGTTGTCGTGATATTGGGTTTACGAAGATATTGTTCGACGTACATGATCGTTTGAGGAAGATGGGTTGTTCTCCACAAGAACACAAGATTAGAGGTGTCGTTTATTCAAATGAAATTTCAACAAATATGAGGTAGTCGATTGTCTTGTAGCCAAATGAAATCGTTAAGGATCACCATTCGTACagaaatataataaataatgtaaagtGTGATGAGGATTGAATGGATTGTTGTATGGCCAGCTAATGTCGACAGAAGGATGAGTGGACAAAAAGAAAGAGAAagggaaaaaatatatatacagttGATCATGAAAGCTAACGGATTTTGTTGTTATTGCCTTTGATTTGTACGAATTGAGGAATTCATCTACAGATTGGAAAACGACTTGAAACAAGTTTTGATTTACCAAATCTATCTATACGGTTTCacatataattgttattaataaataaagaattaatacttaataattataattatattatttataatcaaaaatactaataataataataatattattattaataataataataataataataataaaaataataagagtaatattattattaataacaagtcACAATAATAAAAATTTAGtgcaatttataataataatattattaatgataattataataataatactaattatattgatattactaatgatattagtaattataatatataGCAAATTTCATATCCCTATATTATCTGTTGAAGGTAACAATACatctaatactgattttaataataatattaaataaaaatgttaatgttATTAagggtactattaatattattaattataataatacaagttttattaatgataataataatattaacaataataacatagcaacttataattaaacttgtaattacatttactacattgatattataattatataatattttattatatgatacatttatttattatttatatatttcatatatattacaattaattattaatataaatcatatatatttatatatatactttttaaattacATTTAATTTTTATATCTTATTTCACATATTAAATTCAAATGTTTAATTTATATGTTACAAttccaatttattatatataaacttacattcatatatatttatatatatttatttacaaacaatcattcgtgaatcgtcgaaaatagtcaaaggttaaatgaatgtatgaatacagtttataattcttgagatttaatttaacaaactttgcttatcgtgtcggaataaaataaagattaaagtttaaatttggtcggaaattcccgggtcatcacacaattgGGCCAACACACCGCATCATTGGGCCACAAAATGACTTacgatataaaatatcattttgaatGATGTACATTGGTGCGCGCTCACGAACTAAACGAGCTTCGCGTTTATCATTTGGCAAGACATTATTGCGTATATATTGCAGaattggttccatccaatttggctgtTCTTCTTCAATAGACGCAACCATTAAATCATTATCTATGGATTTACTTGGCAATTCCTCAACCCAAACTTGCTTTTGAAAGTGTGAAAATGTTAAAGCGACCAACTTACTTaacgcatccgctttcttattttgacTCCTTGGTACTTGTGCGAGCTCAAAATGCTCAAACCGCACAGCTGATTCTTGCAATAACTTCAAATATTTTTGCATTGGGGGATCATGCGCGTCAAAAGAGCCGCTAAACTGATTTGCCATTAGCTGCGAATCTGTAAAAGCGCGCAACTTGGTGACATTTATTTTATGCGCGATATTTATACCCGCAAGCAACGCTTCATATTCAGCTTCATTATTTGTTACATCAAAATTGAAACGTAGCGCGTATGTGTGCTCGTCACCACTTGGGCTTGAAACACCAAACCCGCGCCAACACCTTCTGCACATGAGGCTCCATCAGTAAACAAATCCCAAGTTTCACCCTGCACTGGCTTTAACTCAGTTCTCTCATTGATTACCTCCAACTCACCAGACATTTCCGCAAGGTAATCCGCCAAAACTTGGCCTTTTATAGCATTGCGCGGAAGGTAAGAGATTTCATAAGCACCTAACTCCACTGCCCACAACGCAAGCCTACCAGATATTTCTGGTTTTGTTATAACTTGCTTGACTGGCATGTTAGTTAGCACGTGTACCGGGTGCCCTTGAAAATATCTCCTCAACCTTAGCGATGTTAATATAAGCGCATACACAAATTTTTCAATGGGCGCATAGTTTACTTCGCTTCCTGCAAGAGCTTTGCTGACAAAATAtactggcttttgtattttgtcCCTTTCCGCAACTAGAACTGAACCAAAAGCTTCATTTGCCACCgatatataaagataaagaattttGCCTTTAATTGGTGTTGTTAGCGTAGGTAAAGTTTTCAACAACTTCTTCATTTCCTGAAACGCAGTTTCAGCCTCACTTGTCCATACGAAACTCTTTTGTTTTAGACAACCTTTCAAGGTCTTAAAAATGGTAATTACCTTTCAGCAGCCTTGGACAAAAAACGCGTTAACGCGGCTAACTAacccgtcaaactttgcacttcttgaACCGTTTTAGGCATAGTCATATTCTCAATTGCCGCTATCTTTTTTGGGTTAGCTTGAATACCCTGCTCAGTAACGAGATAGCCCAAGAATTTTCCTTCAGTTTCGCCGAAACTACATTTTGACGGATTGAGTTTCATATTTATTCTGCACAATGTATCAAATGTTTCCCGCATATCATCTAAAATACGCGCTTGCATTACGCTTTTAATTACTAAATCATCCACATAAGCCTCGAGATTACGCACAATTTGGTTTTCAAATGCAGTGTCAATTAACCTTTGGTATGTTGCACCCGCGTTGATTAATCCGAAATACATCATTATATAAGAAAATATGCCTTTGCCTGTATGAAAAGCGGTTTTATCTGCATCTTCCCTAGCCATTGGGATCTGATGATATCCCCTTGCCACATCCAAAAAATATTTGTACGGAAAGGCATGCAATGATTCCACTTTCAAATCAATTTCTGGAAGTGAATAATTATCTTTAgggcatgctttatttaagtctttaaaatcaATGCACATTCTCCATGCGCCATCAGGATTTTTCACCAACACTAGATTTGCAATCCATGATTGATATTGAACTTTGCGCAAAATACTAGTTGCCACCAGCTTTGTTACCTCTTCGTATAGCCACTTAGCGCGATCTGGGGGCCATACCCCGGCGCTTCTGAACTACAGGCTTTAAGGCAGGATTAACATTGAGTTTGTGTTTTGCAATATGATGCGGGACACCAGTCATATCGTTCtcgcaccaagcaaaaacatccatgtaCTCCATGAGTAACTGCACAATCTGCTTTTTTGTATCCGCACTAATATTTAGACCAACTTTAATTTTTTGATCAGGATACTTCAGATTAACCACTCCCATATTATCTGCAGTATCAGGGCTTTCTTGAACTGCACTTTTTACATTTACAGCCGCACAAATAGGAATGATGTTTGCCGAGCTAATCGTTGGTACACCTTTACGCGTTATGAATTTTATCATGCCATGAATGGTATATGGGACAATTCCAAACTTACCCAACGCGGATCTGCTCAacaacatgttatagcgagaagaagTCCGCATAACATAGAAATCTAATTGTGCTTGACGCACTAAACtagcatcattttcatcaaaaagctCAACATTTAGAGACAATAACcctataggtaatgaagattctccCGCGAAACCAGTTAATGAGGCTGCGGTTGGTTTTAAGTTTGCCTTAATACTCTCTGGCAGTTTAACAAAGCATTGTTCATAAACAATGTCAACACAActaccattatcaacatgaacttaTAATTGTGATTCCAGTTTGCGCGATTTTGCACGATATTACTATCGGCATCTCATAGAAATCTTCGCTTTGCATTTTGGGAAaagttgtcacgacccggaaaatttcgactaattttaaatcaaaccctcgatacgatttaatatttttgacacgataagcaaagtctataatgatgagtttccaaatttttgaatttgtttataaagattcatttaactttgactgttctcaacgattcacgaacaaccttttgtaaattgatacatatatatttaaaaatatatatatgtacattttaatataatttgaaatattatattatgtagttattagaattaatttttgtaaaataaaatgatataagtaataataaaagttgttattaaaataaacatatataaagtatATTCAATATATATTTCAAATCTATATAGTAAACGACAGTAGCACTCAAtcgccattcgatggatattacacaagttaaattcaaacttatattattttaaaataaacggtgacccgaaaacgatttatataaattttagctttactaaaaatatatttagaacctatttgattaattttaaaaatatttatattttggtTGGGAgtgagctcgaatgacaggtcaatttttatgatcaatattaaacaagtttaaacttgaatttatgaaaagtTAAAATTAAACGTTGGTCCATAATTAAGTGTTATAAATTCTAagtttgctaaaaatatatttaaataccttgagctaagttttagtactccgtacatattaattggaacagagaaCAAATAATTAATGAACCTTTTTAACCGTGTTTCAAACAGTTaacgagtgaaataattaaatatatttaatctaaaaatttgggatttttaggaacacttttatgttaactgtttagcaatgaatcaCGATATAATATTCctattaaaaactgtcggtagatattttAAAATCCACGGTGTCAAATTGAGTAATCATTTGAGATTACTGTGTAATTAAATCATTATTAACTAacacgtttttatttttattatattataattattattatattaatattataaaatctTGTCTGTATGTGTTTTGAGATATTGAGAACTCTTAGATATATACATGAATCAATAatacattgttattattaattattattaatattaaacttatATAAGTTATGTGTACATATGTATGCAACCATACATTGGAGAGAAAATATAAACCCTCAATCCATCACCGGAGAATCACCGTTTACCACCTTAACACCATTGAACCTAGCATCTTCACCACCACCGATACCCATCACCTTCCTTGTTCCTTCTTCTTCAAGAACCGTGAACCTTTCACCACCATTGAAACCACCCTCGCCATCTTGTAATCGAGAACCAACAATCAACCACCGTCGGTCACTCTCTTTAACTAGCTACTGTTTCTATCCGATTATCGAACACACCACTTTCATCAAACAATCACCATATTGTCGTTACTGTTTTGGATTAAAAATCAAACCACCATTATAACCATACCTGCTACGTGTTTAATTTTTTTTGTGGTTTACTGTTTCTGTCGAATGCCACCACAAACTACCCCAACAACTAGATTACTGCTACTACTGATTAATGTTTCCGTTCGTTAGAGTGACCAAACCCAACCCCTTATGATACTGTTATGATCAataccttcatcatcttcatcaatcaccATAAACCtccattatatatacatatatatatatatatatatatataatttttttttttttttggttccaGACCCATATGACACCAATTGCATACTTATCGTTTTCTTTTGTTAAATTAGACCTAGTACCGAAACCATCAAACCCTACAACCCAACTCTCACCATCTCGATTTCCTTTTTTTTCTGTTACAAAATATCTTTGTGGTCGGTTCAGGCTGTTGTTATTGTTATGGCTGCTGTACAGCAACAATAATAATATACGGTATttgctgaatgataatgatgagtaAGGAATGACGATGATGATGTAAATGTTAAATAAATTCTACAATTTTCGGTTGAGGTTCGTGAAAACAGTTcacgatatatatatttttttcttttgggCTTCTAATAGACGGTACTGTAGCAATCTGGCCGAATTCAATTTCAAGTCACATAGGCCCGTCAGTTTTAAATGTTGTGGTGTATTATTATCATCAAGTTAAACGGCTTAAATAAAACTCAATCAAgaaataaaacagaaaagaaaGGATAGATGGACGGTTAGAGTGGTTGTTGAGTTAGCGAGGGGATGCAGGTTCGAGACTGGGCATAGTcagtttagttatatatatatatattttttttaagctcTTCCTATTAAGGTAGTTTATTTATTCTtattcatcttattattattactataatatttttattgttattattattattatcattaaaagtatcattaaaattttcataattattaaaagtatcatattattaaaaatgttcatttttaagattattattattttttttacaaaagtattttattaaaattattattttatcatattattatcatttaaaaactatcattactattattattagaattatcaatattgttagtattatcattattattattattattattattattattatcattattaatattattttagtattattagaattaatgTTTTAACacaacaaaagttatatttttatttaaaatatataaaataaacatataaaacatataagttattaataaaaaataaaaaaataaaatgatataaactTTTCGATTACCATTatgcgtgttaatatatatatatataaatgatataggttcgtgaatccgagaccaaccctatatttgttcaatgacgtcatatgtatttttactacaaaatacagtatggtgagtttcatttgctccctttttaattgcttttgcaatatatatttttgggctgagaatacatgcgctgcttttataaatgtttacgaaatagacacaagtacttaaaaatacattctacgttgagttgtaccactggcatacttccctgtagcttggtaactactatttacatgggtattgtaaacgcgaatcctgttgatagatctatcgggcctgacaaccccaaccggactggacgaccagtattcaacggttgcacagtacttcgtttcgatgactactcttggtacagtgtagtgagatttcataataaagggaatatgcgacgttgattaaatgttaagtatggttaccaagtgctcaaccacttagaatatttttattaaaacgtttgtgtatatgaaatcttgtggtctattaagatattgaaatgattgttatgataaacctatgaactcaccaacattttggttgacactttaaagcatgtttattctcaggtacgaattaagtcttccgatgtgcatttgctcaatttaaggacattacttagaatcgatcatcgcaatgggaccaaatgttgatgacttcgtccaggaggattaggacaggGTCACTACAAAAGTTATCGGCGCAAACTGCCAATTTTCAAGCATCTTTGCTGATTTTCGCTTTCTTCCTCTTTTTTGAGCATGTGCGTGCATAGCGACGACAGTATCGCGAACATTTCCTTTATCATTCGTCATTCCAACAATTAAACAAATTGCCACAAATTTCGAATGTATTCGCCTGTGAATCATCAAAATAATACCCGATTAGAATTAAACAAGCCAATTTATTGTTTGATAGCACAAAATAAAAAATTTCGAGTTTAATTTTGCAAGTgtaccacggatggcgccaattgatcaatcctatattaaagagttacttaattaaggatcgaATGCAATGATATTAAGATGGagaatgggatgtttgatgattattttgggcccagatgatcgtctttcacttttcaatcaagtgatcaaccaccccgacccggtcttgattgttaattagcacgattcaccttaactcaatgtaaataTTCCTTGGGCaaaatcacaagtgaaaattacaaaggtctggGCAAATGGCAAAGAATCAACAacatataaatgagaggccaagctctctactTATAGTATTCAAAATATTCGCAGTGTGCGGATTTAACTGCTATCCGCGATAACTTAGCGAAGATAatccgcagtcttttattaatgcGCCATAATCCGCAGACTTAACTTTCAGCGGATATGTCAAGCCTTTTGAATATACTTCGCATAACTTCTTCTTTTagcctttaacaattgaaatatacatatacaatactaTGTATATGATCATTCATATTGGACCCTTTCCCTTTGCTTTCTCAAGACTCAGTGAACCCATATGGTTGACTCAATGGACCCAATTGTTGGTGTATGGGTCTTGATTGACAGGTAAAACATTAGGAGTATAGAAAAAACAATGTCATACAAAAAGTATAGAAGTGTAGACAATGTTAGATATAggagatattttttatttttaaagaaATAACTTAATAATATAAAGTTGGTTCGGCCCGGCTCAAATGCCATTAAATAACTACCCTAGCCTCACATGGAAGTTGTTGGTGCACATAGACATGAAATTACTACCGTGTTTATATTTTTAGCTATGTAAATTGAGTTTAGATTGAAAAAGTCAGAGCATTCACTATGCTCTTTCTCTATCAGCACTTATATCACGATAAAAATAAATTATTGAGATAGAGAAAGTTAACTTCTCGATTGTGTCAGATCGACATTTTCTCAAATCTTGACAAATGTTTCGTGGAAGATATTTTCATTTAGGTATAACTGTTCCTCTACCAAAAAGAGTGCAGTAAAGATGAAAAGCACTTGGATTCAAGATTGAATATTTTGCAGGAAGACATGCCTAATTGGAAAATTATAATCCAAAAGGCTGACATTTACCTCGCCAATGAGTATATTGATATACATATACGAATATACGATTTAGCAATATTTATCTCTTCAAATCAAAACAAGCGAGCAAAATAAAGGTTTATGTATATACTAAAATCAGAGTCTTTAGTTATAAACAGAGTATACCAAttagtagtgcttaataataattccCTATTCCCTATTACCATTATGATATAGTTTCTTGACAAGGCTTAACAAAACTTAATTATGCGCAATTTATCCCATATCTGTTTTCTTAGTTTCCAGCAACGTTACACTTGACAAAAATCATTGTTCTAATTTTTTTTAAATGATTGACAAAATCATTATTGAATTATATGGTCTTATTTTTGGATAAATGACGTCTTGTTTTTGTTCTTTTCAAGGCTTAACAACCGGTTTGCCAATACACATAGGATCCACATAAGCGTCAACTCAATCTCACGCTGTCAGCACATTGTCAAATTCTTCCAAAAAAAAGTAACAACGTGCTTGGTTCATGTTTTTGGATAAGCGATGTTTAGCACTTTAACTATTGTATGTATTGACAACAAACACAAGTACAAACATTAGACACTTTAGAAAGTTTCATAAATACAATAGAACTCGAAAATGGATACACTCGTTAACAAAATATAATAAATTCGACTGATACCATTATCACAAtaataatctaccaaatgaagaatAAAAATTTAACACATGTGACAAGTAAAAACGGAGAAGGTGGTTACCTGatcatatattttgtagtaaatctTTAACATGTTGCAACTCATACACAACATGTTCCATATTAATCCTCTCTAATGGTGAACTCACTGAGCATGATACTCCAATCTTAATAATCGAAgctaaacattcctctaatttttgtGTTTTTGCTTCACTGCTTTGCAATTCAATTACATCATCATCGATAATATCAATAATTTCATGCTTTTGCAAGGCCAAGTTAGCAAATTCATGAAGGCCTAATCCATCATTAAAGACGTCTTCTGTCGGTTTCTTTCCAGTCATTACATGCAGTAACAATATTCCAAAACTGTAGACATCCCCGTTACTTGTCATCTCACTCCCAAGACCGTACTCTGCAAATTACGATAACCGGGTCATAATTTATCAATTGAACTACTTAATATTGTCACTCAATAAAATCATTTTAAGTTAAAAATAGAAATTTTTTTGAGTTGAAATAAGGTTTTTTAATAGTGTTACTATTTACTTTAGAGAAAAATGATATCTAACCATTTCTTTATGGTAAATTTAAGATATTACCCAGGGGTGCATAACCAATCGTTCCTTTGATCTCGGTTGAGCTGTTTTGGTTTGAATCTACTCCAAGAATTCGAGCTAAACCAAAGTCTCCGACATGAGCCACCATATCCACATCAAGTAGAATGTTGCTAGGCTTTATGTCACCATGAACTATGGTTGTTTGGCAGCGATTGTGAAGATAATCAAGTGCATATGCAATATCCATCAGAATATTCAGTCTTTGAATAAGGCTTAGTCTAGATGTATGGGCACTCGAATGTAACCAATCATGTAAACTCCCATTGGGCATGAACTCGTATACCAAAGCCTTGAAATCATTGCCTTGGAAGTCAACACTTGAACATGAAGTTATTATCTTCAATAGATTTCGATGTCTAATGTTGCGCCATGCTTCACACTCTCTCGTGAAGCTACGTAAAGCTCTTTGATTTTGAAGACTTAGAACTTTCACTGCAACAAACATTCTATTATCAACTACGTTAAGGATTCCTTTATAAACAGAGCTAAATCCACCTTTACCAATCAAATTCGATTCAGAGAATCCATTGGTGGCATTGAGAAGTTGATTGTAGGAAACTTGTAAGAACCGTTCATTCATTAATGATTGAGACGGTTGGTCATTGCTTCTCTTTTTGCACCAAACACACACAACACATAATATGACAAAAATTGTGGATGAACACAAAATGACTATTAGGATCCACTTTTTCTCATGTTTTTTCATCTCCTTACACTTGGGTAATCCAAGTCCAATCAAACCACCACAAAGCCTAATATTTCCTTCAAGCGAGAATTCACTTGCATTGGCGAAAACTCCTGTGATTGGTACTTCACCTTCAAAATCATTAAAGGATAGGTTTAAAAACTGCAATAATAATTGATCAGAGAATTGTGGAAGTTGGCCTGATAAATTATTGTTTGAAATATCGAGCACCTCCAATCCTTTGAGGGAAGTCAATGAAGATGGTATTGTAC includes these proteins:
- the LOC139852293 gene encoding probable LRR receptor-like serine/threonine-protein kinase At3g47570: METHRDFARNISDPYGGLTSWNDSFDLCDWSGIKCGKRHKRVTSIILRSQGLQGSLSPHIGNLTFLRELILYNNSIQGSIPHELSRLYRLRRLDLGSNTFSGVIPTNCSGFYNLIQLWLDGNKLVGSLPREISLLPKLSVVSVGNNKLTGGVPSFLGNVTSLEVLDISNNNLSGQLPQFSDQLLLQFLNLSFNDFEGEVPITGVFANASEFSLEGNIRLCGGLIGLGLPKCKEMKKHEKKWILIVILCSSTIFVILCVVCVWCKKRSNDQPSQSLMNERFLQVSYNQLLNATNGFSESNLIGKGGFSSVYKGILNVVDNRMFVAVKVLSLQNQRALRSFTRECEAWRNIRHRNLLKIITSCSSVDFQGNDFKALVYEFMPNGSLHDWLHSSAHTSRLSLIQRLNILMDIAYALDYLHNRCQTTIVHGDIKPSNILLDVDMVAHVGDFGLARILGVDSNQNSSTEIKGTIGYAPLEYGLGSEMTSNGDVYSFGILLLHVMTGKKPTEDVFNDGLGLHEFANLALQKHEIIDIIDDDVIELQSSEAKTQKLEECLASIIKIGVSCSVSSPLERINMEHVVYELQHVKDLLQNI
- the LOC139852292 gene encoding uncharacterized protein → MKKLLKTLPTLTTPIKGKILYLYISVANEAFGSVLVAERDKIQKPVYFVSKALAGSEVNYAPIEKFVYALILTSLRLRRYFQGHPVHVLTNMPVKQVITKPEISGRLALWAVELGAYEISYLPRNAIKGQVLADYLAEMSGELEVINERTELKPVQGETWDLFTDGASCAEGVGAALLAGINIAHKINVTKLRAFTDSQLMANQFSGSFDAHDPPMQKYLKLLQESAVRFEHFELAQVPRSQNKKADALSKLVALTFSHFQKQVWVEELPSKSIDNDLMVASIEEEQPNWMEPILQYIRNNVLPNDKREARLVRERAPMYIIQNDILYRKSFCGPMMRCVGPIV